One window of Perca flavescens isolate YP-PL-M2 chromosome 6, PFLA_1.0, whole genome shotgun sequence genomic DNA carries:
- the hormad1 gene encoding HORMA domain-containing protein 1 isoform X4 produces MACAQRVRTSQDTQLLPNQVLSEQQSLVVIKKLLAIAVSGITYLRGLFPEKAYGNKYIEDQKVMILKEELTCPGSSQIVQWMQGCFEAIQKKFLRTVIMSIYTDPENPQKVTEYYQFKIHYTAKGAQMDFESSNNNNNNNVSSMSCGNTKKASILLVRKLYTLMQNLGPLPDNVCLNMKLAYYDNVTPQNYQPPGFREADGDTMEFEKEPVKLTMGEVVTPFHTLKLDMATERQRLEQVEESVHVTEKWVLNMEEEGVLSQTHVIEDVEKPDNDNTDLDNTEIQMSCLEKMESCEEVTEMDALAKKTSEIMEAGLKRTRSGRIVKSTTKPTAMKDKAPGNAILPA; encoded by the exons ATGGCCTGTGCACAGCGAGTTAGAACTTCTCAG GATACTCAGCTGTTGCCGAATCAGGTTCTCTCCGAGCAGCAGTCGTTGGTTGTTATAAAGAAGCTTCTGGCCATCGCAGTGTCTGGCATCACATACCTCCGTGGCCTTTTCCCAGAGAAAGCCTACGGCAACAAATATATCGAAG ATCAGAAAGTGATGATCCTTAAAGAGGAGCTCACCTGTCCCGGTTCCAGTCAGATTGTTCAATG GATGCAGGGATGCTTTGAGGCCATCCAGAAGAAGTTT CTGCGGACAGTCATTATGTCt ATCTACACTGACCCAGAGAACCCCCAG AAAGTGACTGAGTATTACCAGTTTAAGATCCATTACACAGCAAAAGGAGCACAGATGGACTTTGAAAG cagcaacaacaacaacaacaacaacgtgtCGTCGATGTCGTGCGGCAACACTAAGAAGGCCAGCATCCTGCTGGTGAGGAAGCTCTACACTCTGATGCAGAACCTCGGCCCTCTGCCAGACAACGTCTGCCTCAACATGAAGCTGGCCTACTATGACAAcg TCACTCCTCAGAACTACCAGCCGCCAGGCTTTAGGGAGGCGGACGGCGACACCATGGAGTTTGAGAAGGAGCCGGTCAAACTGACCATGGGCGAGGTGGTCACTCCCTTCCACACTCTGAAGTTGGACATggccacagagagacagagactggAGCAG GTGGAGGAGAGTGTTCACGTGACAGAGAAGTGGGTGCTgaacatggaggaggagggtgtCCTGTCGCAG ACTCATGTGATTGAAGACGTGGAGAAGCCTGACAACGACAACACAGACTTGGACAACACTG AGATCCAGATGAGCTGTCTTGAGAAGATGGAGAGCTGTGAGGAAGTCACAGAG ATGGACGCTCTGGCGAAGAAGACCTCTGAGATCATGGAGGCGGGCCTGAAGAGGACCAGGAGTGGACGGATCGTCAAGTCTACTACG aagCCGACAGCTATGAAGGACAAAGCG CCAGGAAACGCCATCCTCCCAGCCTAA
- the hormad1 gene encoding HORMA domain-containing protein 1 isoform X2: MACAQRVRTSQDTQLLPNQVLSEQQSLVVIKKLLAIAVSGITYLRGLFPEKAYGNKYIEDQKVMILKEELTCPGSSQIVQWMQGCFEAIQKKFLRTVIMSIYTDPENPQKVTEYYQFKIHYTAKGAQMDFESNNNNNNNVSSMSCGNTKKASILLVRKLYTLMQNLGPLPDNVCLNMKLAYYDNVTPQNYQPPGFREADGDTMEFEKEPVKLTMGEVVTPFHTLKLDMATERQRLEQVEESVHVTEKWVLNMEEEGVLSQTHVIEDVEKPDNDNTDLDNTEIQMSCLEKMESCEEVTEMDALAKKTSEIMEAGLKRTRSGRIVKSTTKPTAMKDKAISQFDIPNSQETPSSQPKKKRKFSEPKEHY; the protein is encoded by the exons ATGGCCTGTGCACAGCGAGTTAGAACTTCTCAG GATACTCAGCTGTTGCCGAATCAGGTTCTCTCCGAGCAGCAGTCGTTGGTTGTTATAAAGAAGCTTCTGGCCATCGCAGTGTCTGGCATCACATACCTCCGTGGCCTTTTCCCAGAGAAAGCCTACGGCAACAAATATATCGAAG ATCAGAAAGTGATGATCCTTAAAGAGGAGCTCACCTGTCCCGGTTCCAGTCAGATTGTTCAATG GATGCAGGGATGCTTTGAGGCCATCCAGAAGAAGTTT CTGCGGACAGTCATTATGTCt ATCTACACTGACCCAGAGAACCCCCAG AAAGTGACTGAGTATTACCAGTTTAAGATCCATTACACAGCAAAAGGAGCACAGATGGACTTTGAAAG caacaacaacaacaacaacaacgtgtCGTCGATGTCGTGCGGCAACACTAAGAAGGCCAGCATCCTGCTGGTGAGGAAGCTCTACACTCTGATGCAGAACCTCGGCCCTCTGCCAGACAACGTCTGCCTCAACATGAAGCTGGCCTACTATGACAAcg TCACTCCTCAGAACTACCAGCCGCCAGGCTTTAGGGAGGCGGACGGCGACACCATGGAGTTTGAGAAGGAGCCGGTCAAACTGACCATGGGCGAGGTGGTCACTCCCTTCCACACTCTGAAGTTGGACATggccacagagagacagagactggAGCAG GTGGAGGAGAGTGTTCACGTGACAGAGAAGTGGGTGCTgaacatggaggaggagggtgtCCTGTCGCAG ACTCATGTGATTGAAGACGTGGAGAAGCCTGACAACGACAACACAGACTTGGACAACACTG AGATCCAGATGAGCTGTCTTGAGAAGATGGAGAGCTGTGAGGAAGTCACAGAG ATGGACGCTCTGGCGAAGAAGACCTCTGAGATCATGGAGGCGGGCCTGAAGAGGACCAGGAGTGGACGGATCGTCAAGTCTACTACG aagCCGACAGCTATGAAGGACAAAGCG atttctcAGTTTGATATCCCCAACAGCCAGGAAACGCCATCCTCCCAGCCTAAGAAGAAGCGCAAATTCAGCGAGCCCAAAGAACACTACTGA
- the ensab gene encoding endosulfine alpha b, producing the protein MSSENLDSDTQVDYEDEKQDSQEKNANPVKSEEAKLKAKYPSLGQKPGGSDFLMKRLQKGQKYFDSGDYNMAKAKMKKLPVAGPDNNLVTGDHIPTPQDLPQRKSSLVTSKLAG; encoded by the exons ATGTCGTCAGAAAACCTGGACTCGGACACTCAGGTGGACTACGAGGACGAAAAACAG GACTCCCAGGAGAAGAATGCAAACCCCGTGAAGTCGGAGGAGGCCAAGCTGAAAGCCAAGTACCCCAGCCTGGGCCAGAAGCCCGGCGGCTCAGACTTCCTGATGAAGAGACTACAGAAAGGG caaaagtACTTTGACTCAGGAGACTACAACATGGCCAAGGCCAAGATGAAGAAGCTTCCCGTGGCGGGGCCCGACAACAACCTGGTGACCGGCGACCACATTCCCACGCCGCAGGACCTGCCCCAGCGGAAGTCCTCCTTGGTGACCAGCAAGCTAGCCGGCTAG
- the hormad1 gene encoding HORMA domain-containing protein 1 isoform X5, whose translation MACAQRVRTSQDTQLLPNQVLSEQQSLVVIKKLLAIAVSGITYLRGLFPEKAYGNKYIEDQKVMILKEELTCPGSSQIVQWMQGCFEAIQKKFLRTVIMSIYTDPENPQKVTEYYQFKIHYTAKGAQMDFESSNNNNNNNVSSMSCGNTKKASILLVRKLYTLMQNLGPLPDNVCLNMKLAYYDNVTPQNYQPPGFREADGDTMEFEKEPVKLTMGEVVTPFHTLKLDMATERQRLEQVEESVHVTEKWVLNMEEEGVLSQTHVIEDVEKPDNDNTDLDNTEIQMSCLEKMESCEEVTEMDALAKKTSEIMEAGLKRTRSGRIVKSTTPTAMKDKAPGNAILPA comes from the exons ATGGCCTGTGCACAGCGAGTTAGAACTTCTCAG GATACTCAGCTGTTGCCGAATCAGGTTCTCTCCGAGCAGCAGTCGTTGGTTGTTATAAAGAAGCTTCTGGCCATCGCAGTGTCTGGCATCACATACCTCCGTGGCCTTTTCCCAGAGAAAGCCTACGGCAACAAATATATCGAAG ATCAGAAAGTGATGATCCTTAAAGAGGAGCTCACCTGTCCCGGTTCCAGTCAGATTGTTCAATG GATGCAGGGATGCTTTGAGGCCATCCAGAAGAAGTTT CTGCGGACAGTCATTATGTCt ATCTACACTGACCCAGAGAACCCCCAG AAAGTGACTGAGTATTACCAGTTTAAGATCCATTACACAGCAAAAGGAGCACAGATGGACTTTGAAAG cagcaacaacaacaacaacaacaacgtgtCGTCGATGTCGTGCGGCAACACTAAGAAGGCCAGCATCCTGCTGGTGAGGAAGCTCTACACTCTGATGCAGAACCTCGGCCCTCTGCCAGACAACGTCTGCCTCAACATGAAGCTGGCCTACTATGACAAcg TCACTCCTCAGAACTACCAGCCGCCAGGCTTTAGGGAGGCGGACGGCGACACCATGGAGTTTGAGAAGGAGCCGGTCAAACTGACCATGGGCGAGGTGGTCACTCCCTTCCACACTCTGAAGTTGGACATggccacagagagacagagactggAGCAG GTGGAGGAGAGTGTTCACGTGACAGAGAAGTGGGTGCTgaacatggaggaggagggtgtCCTGTCGCAG ACTCATGTGATTGAAGACGTGGAGAAGCCTGACAACGACAACACAGACTTGGACAACACTG AGATCCAGATGAGCTGTCTTGAGAAGATGGAGAGCTGTGAGGAAGTCACAGAG ATGGACGCTCTGGCGAAGAAGACCTCTGAGATCATGGAGGCGGGCCTGAAGAGGACCAGGAGTGGACGGATCGTCAAGTCTACTACG CCGACAGCTATGAAGGACAAAGCG CCAGGAAACGCCATCCTCCCAGCCTAA
- the hormad1 gene encoding HORMA domain-containing protein 1 isoform X1, whose product MACAQRVRTSQDTQLLPNQVLSEQQSLVVIKKLLAIAVSGITYLRGLFPEKAYGNKYIEDQKVMILKEELTCPGSSQIVQWMQGCFEAIQKKFLRTVIMSIYTDPENPQKVTEYYQFKIHYTAKGAQMDFESSNNNNNNNVSSMSCGNTKKASILLVRKLYTLMQNLGPLPDNVCLNMKLAYYDNVTPQNYQPPGFREADGDTMEFEKEPVKLTMGEVVTPFHTLKLDMATERQRLEQVEESVHVTEKWVLNMEEEGVLSQTHVIEDVEKPDNDNTDLDNTEIQMSCLEKMESCEEVTEMDALAKKTSEIMEAGLKRTRSGRIVKSTTKPTAMKDKAISQFDIPNSQETPSSQPKKKRKFSEPKEHY is encoded by the exons ATGGCCTGTGCACAGCGAGTTAGAACTTCTCAG GATACTCAGCTGTTGCCGAATCAGGTTCTCTCCGAGCAGCAGTCGTTGGTTGTTATAAAGAAGCTTCTGGCCATCGCAGTGTCTGGCATCACATACCTCCGTGGCCTTTTCCCAGAGAAAGCCTACGGCAACAAATATATCGAAG ATCAGAAAGTGATGATCCTTAAAGAGGAGCTCACCTGTCCCGGTTCCAGTCAGATTGTTCAATG GATGCAGGGATGCTTTGAGGCCATCCAGAAGAAGTTT CTGCGGACAGTCATTATGTCt ATCTACACTGACCCAGAGAACCCCCAG AAAGTGACTGAGTATTACCAGTTTAAGATCCATTACACAGCAAAAGGAGCACAGATGGACTTTGAAAG cagcaacaacaacaacaacaacaacgtgtCGTCGATGTCGTGCGGCAACACTAAGAAGGCCAGCATCCTGCTGGTGAGGAAGCTCTACACTCTGATGCAGAACCTCGGCCCTCTGCCAGACAACGTCTGCCTCAACATGAAGCTGGCCTACTATGACAAcg TCACTCCTCAGAACTACCAGCCGCCAGGCTTTAGGGAGGCGGACGGCGACACCATGGAGTTTGAGAAGGAGCCGGTCAAACTGACCATGGGCGAGGTGGTCACTCCCTTCCACACTCTGAAGTTGGACATggccacagagagacagagactggAGCAG GTGGAGGAGAGTGTTCACGTGACAGAGAAGTGGGTGCTgaacatggaggaggagggtgtCCTGTCGCAG ACTCATGTGATTGAAGACGTGGAGAAGCCTGACAACGACAACACAGACTTGGACAACACTG AGATCCAGATGAGCTGTCTTGAGAAGATGGAGAGCTGTGAGGAAGTCACAGAG ATGGACGCTCTGGCGAAGAAGACCTCTGAGATCATGGAGGCGGGCCTGAAGAGGACCAGGAGTGGACGGATCGTCAAGTCTACTACG aagCCGACAGCTATGAAGGACAAAGCG atttctcAGTTTGATATCCCCAACAGCCAGGAAACGCCATCCTCCCAGCCTAAGAAGAAGCGCAAATTCAGCGAGCCCAAAGAACACTACTGA
- the hormad1 gene encoding HORMA domain-containing protein 1 isoform X3: MACAQRVRTSQDTQLLPNQVLSEQQSLVVIKKLLAIAVSGITYLRGLFPEKAYGNKYIEDQKVMILKEELTCPGSSQIVQWMQGCFEAIQKKFLRTVIMSIYTDPENPQKVTEYYQFKIHYTAKGAQMDFESSNNNNNNNVSSMSCGNTKKASILLVRKLYTLMQNLGPLPDNVCLNMKLAYYDNVTPQNYQPPGFREADGDTMEFEKEPVKLTMGEVVTPFHTLKLDMATERQRLEQVEESVHVTEKWVLNMEEEGVLSQTHVIEDVEKPDNDNTDLDNTEIQMSCLEKMESCEEVTEMDALAKKTSEIMEAGLKRTRSGRIVKSTTPTAMKDKAISQFDIPNSQETPSSQPKKKRKFSEPKEHY; the protein is encoded by the exons ATGGCCTGTGCACAGCGAGTTAGAACTTCTCAG GATACTCAGCTGTTGCCGAATCAGGTTCTCTCCGAGCAGCAGTCGTTGGTTGTTATAAAGAAGCTTCTGGCCATCGCAGTGTCTGGCATCACATACCTCCGTGGCCTTTTCCCAGAGAAAGCCTACGGCAACAAATATATCGAAG ATCAGAAAGTGATGATCCTTAAAGAGGAGCTCACCTGTCCCGGTTCCAGTCAGATTGTTCAATG GATGCAGGGATGCTTTGAGGCCATCCAGAAGAAGTTT CTGCGGACAGTCATTATGTCt ATCTACACTGACCCAGAGAACCCCCAG AAAGTGACTGAGTATTACCAGTTTAAGATCCATTACACAGCAAAAGGAGCACAGATGGACTTTGAAAG cagcaacaacaacaacaacaacaacgtgtCGTCGATGTCGTGCGGCAACACTAAGAAGGCCAGCATCCTGCTGGTGAGGAAGCTCTACACTCTGATGCAGAACCTCGGCCCTCTGCCAGACAACGTCTGCCTCAACATGAAGCTGGCCTACTATGACAAcg TCACTCCTCAGAACTACCAGCCGCCAGGCTTTAGGGAGGCGGACGGCGACACCATGGAGTTTGAGAAGGAGCCGGTCAAACTGACCATGGGCGAGGTGGTCACTCCCTTCCACACTCTGAAGTTGGACATggccacagagagacagagactggAGCAG GTGGAGGAGAGTGTTCACGTGACAGAGAAGTGGGTGCTgaacatggaggaggagggtgtCCTGTCGCAG ACTCATGTGATTGAAGACGTGGAGAAGCCTGACAACGACAACACAGACTTGGACAACACTG AGATCCAGATGAGCTGTCTTGAGAAGATGGAGAGCTGTGAGGAAGTCACAGAG ATGGACGCTCTGGCGAAGAAGACCTCTGAGATCATGGAGGCGGGCCTGAAGAGGACCAGGAGTGGACGGATCGTCAAGTCTACTACG CCGACAGCTATGAAGGACAAAGCG atttctcAGTTTGATATCCCCAACAGCCAGGAAACGCCATCCTCCCAGCCTAAGAAGAAGCGCAAATTCAGCGAGCCCAAAGAACACTACTGA